From one Sphingomonas xanthus genomic stretch:
- a CDS encoding cupin domain-containing protein — MPKVDLQSVAPSNATGYPDPFDREVAGRWWKRIAPLAGLTEMGASHVVLDPQAWSSQRHWHDGEDELVIILSGRAMLVEDEGETEVGPGDVLAWPKGSTNGHHLINRFDEPCSFVAISAGPRAGGGYSDIDMLFTDDGRFCRRDGTEYPKR, encoded by the coding sequence ATGCCGAAAGTCGATCTTCAATCCGTCGCCCCGTCGAATGCCACCGGCTATCCGGATCCGTTCGATCGAGAGGTCGCGGGCCGATGGTGGAAGCGGATCGCGCCGCTCGCCGGGCTTACCGAAATGGGTGCGAGCCATGTCGTTCTGGATCCCCAGGCATGGTCCAGCCAGCGTCACTGGCACGACGGCGAGGACGAACTGGTCATTATCCTGTCGGGCAGGGCAATGCTGGTCGAGGATGAAGGAGAAACCGAGGTTGGTCCCGGCGACGTGCTCGCCTGGCCCAAGGGCAGCACCAACGGCCACCACCTCATCAACCGGTTCGATGAACCCTGCAGCTTCGTCGCGATCAGCGCCGGGCCGAGGGCCGGCGGCGGTTATAGCGATATCGATATGCTGTTTACCGACGACGGCCGATTTTGCCGGCGCGACGGGACTGAATATCCCAAGCGTTAA
- the dapE gene encoding succinyl-diaminopimelate desuccinylase: MTEPIDAVELALALIACPSVTPARGEVFDVLEAALRPLGFEVHRFVMGEEPDGPTENMVALRGTGAPHFGFAGHLDVVPPGEGWANDPFNPRVEDGVLTGRGANDMKGAIAAFVAAVAAARHDRGTVSLLITGDEEGYATYGTPRIIDWLNQRGIRPDMILIGEPTSVERLGDTIKIGRRGSVNLWIEARGTQGHVAYPHRADNPVPKLAKVIDALSRVHLDDGTEAFPPSNLEFTAISTPTSASNVIPATATAQLNIRFNNLHRGEDLVRMVKQIAHREAPGSIVRARISGEAFLTPPGQLYDVIVAAIREETGVDPALSTSGGTSDGRFLIQLCPVVDFGLPNASMHKVGEHAAVADIEALSRIYRRAIEKLLSAQ; this comes from the coding sequence ATGACTGAGCCCATTGACGCTGTCGAGCTTGCTCTCGCCTTGATCGCCTGCCCCAGCGTGACACCGGCGCGGGGCGAGGTCTTCGATGTGCTCGAAGCCGCGCTGCGCCCACTCGGGTTCGAAGTCCACCGCTTCGTCATGGGCGAGGAACCCGACGGCCCGACCGAGAACATGGTCGCGCTGCGCGGCACGGGCGCTCCGCATTTCGGCTTTGCCGGTCATCTCGACGTGGTCCCGCCGGGCGAAGGCTGGGCGAATGATCCCTTCAATCCGCGGGTCGAGGACGGAGTCCTGACCGGCCGGGGCGCGAACGACATGAAAGGCGCCATCGCCGCCTTCGTTGCCGCTGTGGCCGCCGCTCGGCATGACCGCGGCACGGTTTCGCTGCTCATCACCGGCGACGAGGAGGGCTATGCCACCTATGGCACGCCGCGGATCATCGACTGGCTTAATCAGCGCGGGATTCGTCCCGACATGATCCTGATCGGCGAGCCGACATCGGTCGAGCGCCTTGGAGACACGATCAAGATCGGACGAAGGGGATCGGTCAATCTGTGGATCGAGGCGAGGGGCACGCAGGGCCATGTCGCCTATCCACACCGCGCCGACAATCCGGTGCCGAAGCTGGCCAAGGTGATCGACGCCTTGAGCCGCGTGCACCTCGACGATGGAACCGAGGCCTTTCCGCCGTCAAACCTTGAGTTCACAGCGATCTCGACCCCAACCAGTGCAAGCAACGTCATTCCGGCAACGGCCACGGCCCAGCTCAACATCCGGTTCAACAATCTCCACAGGGGCGAGGATCTGGTGCGGATGGTCAAACAGATTGCCCATCGCGAGGCGCCCGGCTCGATCGTCCGTGCGCGGATTTCGGGCGAAGCCTTCCTCACTCCTCCCGGCCAGCTTTATGACGTGATCGTCGCGGCGATCCGCGAAGAGACTGGCGTCGATCCCGCCCTGTCGACCAGCGGCGGGACGTCGGACGGCCGCTTTCTGATCCAGTTGTGCCCGGTCGTCGATTTCGGCCTGCCCAACGCCAGCATGCACAAGGTCGGCGAACATGCGGCGGTCGCCGATATAGAAGCGCTCAGCCGCATATATCGGCGCGCGATCGAGAAGCTGCTGTCAGCTCAATAG
- the yihA gene encoding ribosome biogenesis GTP-binding protein YihA/YsxC: protein MSKAAEPDLAEQARRLFSGPIDFLKSAPKLEHLPDPTVPEIAFAGRSNVGKSSLINGVTNRNKLARASNTPGRTQELNYFDVGRDPIVFRLVDMPGYGFAEAPKDMVKRWRFLINDYLRGRQVLKRALVLVDSRHGLKDVDRDVMKMLDDAAVSYHLVLTKADKIKPTELAARITAIQAEAAKHPAAHPLILPTSSETGAGLAELRTAILEAVLS, encoded by the coding sequence GTGAGCAAGGCTGCCGAACCCGACCTGGCGGAGCAGGCGCGCAGGCTGTTTTCGGGGCCGATCGACTTCCTGAAGTCGGCGCCGAAACTGGAACATCTGCCCGACCCGACCGTGCCGGAGATCGCCTTCGCGGGCCGCTCGAATGTCGGCAAGTCTTCGCTGATCAACGGGGTGACCAACCGCAACAAGCTGGCGCGCGCGTCGAACACGCCGGGGCGGACGCAGGAACTCAATTATTTCGACGTCGGCCGGGACCCGATCGTGTTCCGGCTGGTCGACATGCCGGGTTATGGCTTTGCCGAAGCCCCCAAGGATATGGTCAAGCGCTGGCGTTTTCTGATCAACGATTATCTTCGCGGTCGGCAGGTGCTGAAGCGCGCGCTGGTGCTGGTCGATTCGCGGCATGGACTGAAGGACGTCGACCGCGACGTGATGAAAATGCTCGACGATGCGGCGGTCAGCTATCACCTCGTCCTGACCAAGGCCGATAAGATCAAGCCGACCGAGCTCGCGGCGCGGATCACGGCGATCCAGGCCGAGGCCGCCAAGCATCCGGCGGCCCACCCGCTGATCCTGCCAACCTCGAGCGAAACCGGGGCCGGGCTGGCAGAGTTAAGGACAGCGATCCTAGAGGCGGTCCTCTCATGA
- the secB gene encoding protein-export chaperone SecB: MADQDTPNTTPEATDGGQGDMPQVATIAQYIKDLSVESPSAPQVFQWQDQPALDVQFGINGNKVADDVHEVILKVEVNAKSDSGTHFIVDLSYAGLFAFRAFPEDALPPFLLVEAPRMLFPFARQIVAEAVQNMGFPPMLLDPIDFGAAYVAQMEAQQGQAGGDGEPPVGHA, translated from the coding sequence ATGGCCGACCAGGACACGCCGAACACCACCCCGGAAGCCACTGACGGCGGCCAGGGCGACATGCCGCAGGTCGCGACTATCGCTCAATATATCAAGGACTTGTCGGTCGAAAGTCCGTCGGCTCCGCAAGTCTTTCAATGGCAGGACCAGCCGGCCCTGGACGTGCAGTTCGGAATCAATGGCAACAAGGTCGCCGACGACGTTCATGAAGTGATCCTGAAGGTCGAGGTGAATGCCAAGTCGGACAGCGGCACTCATTTCATCGTTGATCTGAGCTACGCTGGTCTGTTCGCCTTCCGCGCCTTCCCCGAAGATGCGCTGCCGCCTTTTCTGCTGGTCGAAGCGCCGCGCATGCTCTTCCCCTTCGCTCGTCAGATCGTGGCCGAGGCGGTCCAAAACATGGGCTTCCCGCCGATGTTGCTCGACCCGATCGACTTCGGCGCCGCCTATGTCGCGCAAATGGAAGCGCAGCAGGGGCAGGCCGGCGGCGACGGCGAACCGCCGGTCGGCCACGCCTGA
- a CDS encoding putative bifunctional diguanylate cyclase/phosphodiesterase translates to MKDGTAQQISNALLSSAAGVASFIFSLTAFIYITSFNEKLLASLIAGVFCLLISYIASERPNSESARALTALGDRLLAVEQGDLTSPTPRIVRDSMPKLATAVDSLFAEVRASIENAHALGMYDPVTSLPNRLHFRAEADKMLASRSNEHRAAMLFVDLDRFKNVNDSLGHARGDQLLIMVANRLRVVVAAEVGEGQVLRPLLARLAGDEFTIFFPEIAEASDAERVARRIALAISEPFELHGHSVDIGASVGVALSPDHGVSIEALMRAADIAMYRAKNGGGGRYCMFSDELANEHQRKVDTEAALSEAVQRGEFVLALQPQLSLATGEINGAEALLRWNHPKDGLRMPATFIPIAEQTGIISEIGDWVIAEVASMLAEAQARGVMRRIAFNVSPRQLDRADFFQRLRATFSDAGVPLSMVELEFTETAAMECSESVLEEISALRRDGAFVAIDDFGTGYSNLARLRAMPLDRVKLDPSLIADIETSEKARIVVQAVIQLIKGVGAEIVAEAVESVGQADILRAMGCETVQGYVFAQPMFEQEFLSWTSNADRHSRSVA, encoded by the coding sequence GTGAAGGACGGTACTGCCCAGCAAATCAGCAATGCCCTCCTGTCCAGTGCGGCGGGCGTTGCGTCGTTCATTTTTTCGCTGACCGCTTTCATCTATATTACCAGCTTCAACGAGAAGCTGCTGGCCTCGCTCATTGCCGGCGTTTTCTGCCTGCTGATCAGCTACATCGCCTCCGAGCGCCCCAACAGCGAAAGCGCGCGTGCCCTCACCGCGCTAGGCGACCGGCTGCTGGCGGTAGAGCAGGGGGACCTGACCAGCCCGACCCCGCGCATCGTCCGCGATTCCATGCCCAAGCTGGCAACCGCGGTAGACAGCCTTTTCGCCGAAGTGCGCGCATCGATCGAAAATGCCCATGCGCTGGGCATGTACGACCCGGTCACGTCGCTTCCCAACCGCCTGCATTTCCGGGCCGAAGCCGACAAGATGCTGGCGAGCCGGTCGAACGAGCATCGCGCGGCGATGCTGTTCGTCGACCTCGACCGCTTCAAGAACGTCAACGACAGTCTTGGCCATGCTCGCGGCGACCAGCTGCTGATCATGGTTGCGAACCGTTTGCGCGTCGTCGTCGCCGCCGAAGTCGGGGAGGGGCAGGTGCTGCGTCCGCTACTCGCCCGGCTGGCCGGGGACGAGTTCACCATCTTCTTCCCTGAGATCGCCGAAGCGTCCGACGCCGAGCGAGTCGCGCGCCGAATCGCGCTGGCGATTTCCGAACCGTTCGAACTCCATGGTCACAGCGTCGATATCGGCGCGTCGGTTGGAGTTGCGCTCAGCCCCGACCATGGGGTGAGCATCGAGGCCCTGATGCGCGCGGCGGACATCGCGATGTATCGCGCGAAGAACGGCGGCGGCGGACGCTATTGCATGTTCAGCGACGAGCTCGCCAACGAACATCAGCGCAAGGTCGATACCGAGGCCGCGCTGAGCGAAGCCGTGCAGCGCGGCGAGTTCGTCCTCGCGCTGCAGCCTCAGCTCAGCCTTGCGACGGGTGAGATCAACGGCGCCGAGGCACTGCTTCGCTGGAACCATCCCAAGGATGGGCTGCGCATGCCCGCGACCTTCATTCCCATCGCGGAGCAGACCGGGATCATCTCGGAGATCGGCGACTGGGTCATCGCCGAGGTCGCCTCGATGCTCGCCGAAGCGCAGGCGCGAGGCGTCATGCGCCGGATCGCGTTCAACGTCAGTCCCCGCCAACTCGATCGCGCGGATTTCTTCCAGCGGCTTCGCGCCACCTTCAGCGACGCGGGCGTGCCGCTTTCAATGGTCGAACTGGAATTTACCGAGACCGCGGCGATGGAATGTTCGGAAAGCGTGCTTGAGGAAATCTCGGCGCTCCGCCGCGACGGCGCCTTTGTCGCGATCGATGATTTCGGCACAGGCTATTCGAATCTCGCCCGACTGCGCGCGATGCCGCTCGACCGGGTCAAGCTCGACCCCTCGTTGATCGCCGACATCGAAACCAGCGAGAAGGCGCGGATCGTCGTCCAGGCAGTGATCCAGCTGATCAAGGGCGTCGGTGCGGAAATCGTCGCCGAAGCGGTCGAGAGCGTCGGCCAGGCCGACATCCTGCGGGCGATGGGCTGCGAAACGGTTCAGGGCTATGTCTTCGCCCAGCCGATGTTCGAGCAGGAATTCCTGAGTTGGACCTCCAACGCCGACCGCCATTCGCGCAGCGTCGCCTGA
- a CDS encoding Tim44/TimA family putative adaptor protein — protein sequence MTAIIILALVALFIGLRLYSVLGERTGHEQPILKPADPEQADTRVEQRHTHAAPAAPVPGEADELAYLPTAGPGVRSLLAADPSFDVARFLEGSKAAYRMILESFWKGDLDAMRPYVDGHVYDAFAGAVAQRDKEGLILDNRLVAIDQAVIASAEMERTVALVTVRFEADIAAITRNADGEVVAGSMSDAVQTRDRWTFRRDTASRDPNWILVETDEEE from the coding sequence TTGACCGCTATTATCATCCTTGCGCTCGTTGCACTGTTTATCGGCCTCCGGCTGTATAGCGTGCTGGGCGAACGTACCGGCCATGAACAGCCGATCCTTAAACCCGCCGATCCCGAGCAGGCCGATACCCGCGTCGAACAGCGTCATACCCATGCCGCGCCGGCCGCCCCGGTTCCGGGCGAGGCCGACGAACTCGCGTACCTGCCGACGGCGGGCCCGGGCGTGCGCAGCTTGCTTGCCGCAGACCCGAGCTTCGACGTCGCGCGTTTCCTCGAAGGATCGAAGGCCGCCTATCGCATGATCCTTGAATCCTTCTGGAAAGGCGACCTCGACGCGATGCGGCCCTATGTCGATGGCCATGTCTACGACGCCTTCGCCGGCGCGGTCGCGCAGCGGGACAAGGAAGGACTGATCCTCGATAATCGACTTGTCGCGATCGATCAGGCGGTGATTGCCTCGGCCGAAATGGAGCGCACTGTCGCGCTGGTGACGGTGCGGTTCGAAGCGGACATCGCCGCAATTACACGCAATGCCGACGGCGAGGTTGTGGCGGGATCGATGTCCGACGCGGTCCAGACCCGGGATCGCTGGACGTTCCGCCGGGATACCGCGAGTCGGGATCCCAACTGGATCCTCGTCGAGACTGACGAGGAAGAGTGA
- the yidC gene encoding membrane protein insertase YidC, whose amino-acid sequence MNDNRNMLLAIVLSALVLIGWSLLSDTFFPTAGPQTQQVENGKVKAVPQPQADPTADSPRAIRRREVVLAESPRVAIETPSLKGSINLTGARFDDLVLVRERETIAADSPPVRLLSPAGAPLAYFAQFGWSGEAVATPDANSVWTPSASTLSPGKPVTLSWTNPTGQRFELIVSVDEDYLFSVRQRVVNLGSGAIGVRSFGLVSRAQKSADPSSWTHHIGPISFLGSKADYEVDWDALDENKAGVTRDSRGGWLGFTDKYWLTALVPTEGAPVEASFRKSNSGAYQADYASAPFVVAPGQAVSSEAQLFAGAMEKRLLDRYEDAGITKLSKAIDWGWFEWFMRPIFDLLNWLFSVIGNFGVAIIALTFIVRLILFPIADKQFRSMAGMRRVQPKMKAIQERYKDDKARLQQEMLKLYKDEKINPAAGCLPILLQIPIFYALYKVLMVAVEMRHQPFALWIKDLSAPDPMTPINLFGLLDFTPPGFLAIGILPILLGVTMWMQFKLNPAQLDPVQQQIFSWMPWILMFVMAPFAAGLQLYWVVSNILTIGQQKWLYYRYDHEMNPPGEPAVVRK is encoded by the coding sequence GTGAACGACAATCGCAACATGCTTCTGGCCATCGTGCTGAGCGCCCTGGTGCTTATCGGCTGGAGCCTCCTCTCCGATACATTTTTCCCGACCGCGGGTCCGCAGACCCAGCAGGTGGAAAACGGAAAGGTGAAGGCGGTGCCGCAGCCGCAGGCGGATCCAACCGCGGACAGCCCTCGCGCGATTCGCCGGCGCGAAGTGGTGCTCGCCGAATCGCCGCGGGTCGCGATCGAGACGCCAAGTCTCAAGGGTTCGATTAATCTGACCGGGGCGCGATTCGACGATCTCGTGCTGGTGCGCGAACGCGAAACGATCGCCGCCGATTCGCCGCCCGTGCGCCTGCTTTCGCCGGCGGGTGCGCCCCTCGCATATTTCGCCCAGTTCGGCTGGTCGGGCGAAGCTGTCGCAACGCCCGACGCGAACAGCGTCTGGACGCCCAGCGCTTCGACCCTATCGCCTGGCAAGCCGGTCACGCTGAGCTGGACCAACCCGACCGGGCAGCGGTTCGAACTGATCGTTTCGGTCGACGAGGATTATCTCTTCTCGGTCCGGCAGCGTGTCGTGAACCTTGGCAGCGGCGCCATCGGAGTTCGCTCCTTCGGCCTCGTCAGCCGCGCGCAGAAAAGCGCCGATCCGTCGAGCTGGACCCACCATATCGGGCCAATCAGCTTCCTCGGCAGCAAAGCCGACTATGAGGTCGACTGGGACGCGCTCGACGAAAACAAGGCTGGCGTGACCCGTGACAGCCGCGGCGGATGGCTGGGCTTCACTGATAAATATTGGCTCACCGCGCTGGTCCCGACCGAGGGCGCGCCGGTCGAGGCGAGCTTCCGCAAGAGCAATAGCGGCGCCTATCAGGCCGATTACGCCAGCGCTCCTTTCGTGGTTGCCCCGGGCCAGGCGGTCAGCAGCGAAGCGCAGCTGTTCGCTGGGGCGATGGAGAAGCGCCTTCTCGACCGGTACGAGGACGCGGGCATCACCAAATTGTCGAAGGCAATCGACTGGGGCTGGTTCGAATGGTTCATGCGGCCGATTTTCGACCTGTTGAACTGGCTGTTCAGCGTGATCGGAAACTTCGGCGTTGCGATCATCGCCCTGACCTTTATCGTCCGCCTGATCCTGTTCCCGATCGCCGACAAGCAGTTTCGCTCGATGGCCGGCATGCGCCGCGTCCAGCCGAAGATGAAAGCAATCCAGGAGCGTTACAAGGACGACAAGGCAAGGCTGCAGCAGGAAATGCTGAAGCTGTACAAGGACGAAAAGATCAATCCGGCCGCAGGCTGCCTGCCGATCCTGTTGCAGATCCCGATCTTCTACGCCCTGTACAAGGTACTGATGGTCGCGGTTGAAATGCGGCATCAGCCGTTCGCGCTGTGGATCAAGGATCTGTCGGCGCCTGACCCGATGACCCCGATCAACCTGTTCGGTCTGCTCGACTTCACGCCGCCGGGTTTTCTGGCGATCGGCATCCTCCCGATCCTGCTCGGGGTGACGATGTGGATGCAGTTCAAGCTCAATCCCGCGCAGCTCGACCCGGTGCAGCAGCAGATTTTCAGCTGGATGCCGTGGATCCTGATGTTCGTCATGGCGCCGTTCGCGGCCGGACTGCAGCTCTACTGGGTGGTATCGAATATTCTCACCATCGGGCAGCAGAAGTGGCTCTATTACCGCTACGATCATGAAATGAACCCGCCCGGCGAACCAGCGGTCGTCCGCAAGTGA
- a CDS encoding Smr/MutS family protein translates to MRSLSPEEAALWARVAATIRPLSRELQEVPVEPAVRPAPALEVKGRVPPPRTVSPAATKPARIQDATLDGSWDRKLSSGRVQPDRTLDLHGYSLDEAWEAIDRALSWSIAAGDRVLLLITGHERRGEPPLQRGRIRAAVHDWLAVSRHSSAIAAVRGAHRRHGGGGSLYIILKRR, encoded by the coding sequence GTGCGCAGCCTGTCCCCTGAGGAGGCAGCCCTTTGGGCAAGGGTCGCCGCGACCATTCGTCCACTGTCCCGCGAACTCCAGGAAGTGCCGGTCGAACCGGCCGTACGGCCCGCGCCGGCGTTGGAGGTTAAGGGGCGTGTGCCGCCGCCCCGGACGGTAAGCCCGGCCGCTACCAAACCTGCGCGCATCCAGGACGCAACTCTCGACGGCAGCTGGGACCGAAAGCTAAGTAGCGGGCGGGTGCAGCCCGACCGGACCCTCGACCTTCACGGATACAGCCTCGATGAGGCATGGGAAGCGATCGATCGGGCGCTTAGCTGGTCGATTGCCGCCGGCGACCGAGTCCTCCTGCTCATCACCGGTCATGAACGGCGCGGCGAGCCGCCGTTGCAACGAGGCCGGATCAGGGCAGCGGTGCACGACTGGCTAGCAGTTTCGCGTCACTCCTCCGCGATTGCCGCGGTGCGCGGCGCCCACCGACGTCATGGCGGGGGAGGTAGCCTCTACATCATCCTGAAACGCCGCTAG
- the mltA gene encoding murein transglycosylase A, whose protein sequence is MSSARRAIALSLSLLLAACASQRPEPPAPPPAPAPSPTPTPAPPPAPTYTTAREAGVTVVASRSLDEVAAARALTAFKLSCPVLVRRQDQSGLTLPSDWQPLCTEAASVQPGSAVTFFRDRFEWVRVGNGEAFATGYYEPEIRGSRTRQPGFDTPVHAKPADLVRCTRPDGGTGRGRIDERGTCVLYYTRAEIEDGALDGRGIEIGWAADPVELFFLQIQGSGGLIAPDGKVMRIGYADQNGREYVAIGRLLRERGILPPGGAGMDAIIGWMRSQPDGGKSLMRENPSYIFFRELTGPGPLGAINVPVTALTTVAADPKFVPMGAPVFLALDRREASGLWVAQDTGGAIKGANRFDTFWGAGQSARVTAGGMAAKGGALLLLPKGVASRAQPVP, encoded by the coding sequence GTGAGCAGCGCCCGCCGCGCGATAGCGCTGAGCCTGTCCCTGCTGCTTGCCGCTTGCGCATCTCAAAGGCCGGAACCGCCTGCGCCGCCACCGGCGCCGGCTCCCAGTCCGACGCCTACGCCGGCACCGCCGCCCGCGCCGACATACACCACCGCGCGCGAGGCCGGCGTCACGGTCGTTGCCTCCCGATCGCTTGACGAGGTTGCCGCAGCGCGTGCGCTGACCGCCTTCAAGCTTAGCTGCCCGGTGCTTGTGCGCCGCCAGGATCAAAGCGGGCTGACGCTTCCCTCCGACTGGCAGCCGTTGTGCACCGAGGCCGCGTCTGTCCAACCGGGGAGCGCTGTCACCTTCTTTCGCGACCGTTTCGAATGGGTCCGCGTCGGCAATGGGGAAGCATTCGCAACCGGTTATTACGAGCCCGAGATCCGCGGCTCCCGGACCCGTCAGCCGGGCTTCGATACTCCCGTTCATGCCAAGCCCGCCGACCTTGTCCGCTGCACCAGGCCCGACGGGGGCACGGGCCGGGGCCGAATCGACGAGCGCGGAACCTGTGTCCTCTATTATACGCGAGCCGAGATCGAGGATGGCGCGCTTGACGGTCGGGGGATCGAAATCGGCTGGGCAGCTGACCCGGTCGAGCTGTTCTTCCTCCAAATCCAGGGTTCTGGCGGCCTGATCGCACCCGACGGTAAGGTGATGCGGATCGGTTATGCCGACCAGAACGGACGCGAATATGTGGCCATCGGCCGGCTTCTTCGCGAGCGCGGCATCCTGCCTCCGGGCGGGGCAGGGATGGACGCGATCATCGGCTGGATGCGCAGCCAGCCAGACGGCGGCAAGTCACTGATGCGCGAGAACCCTAGCTATATTTTCTTCAGAGAACTGACAGGGCCGGGGCCGCTGGGCGCGATCAATGTCCCGGTCACGGCGCTGACGACCGTCGCCGCTGATCCCAAGTTCGTGCCAATGGGGGCGCCGGTTTTCCTTGCGCTCGACCGGCGCGAAGCTTCCGGCCTGTGGGTTGCTCAGGATACCGGCGGGGCAATCAAGGGTGCGAACCGTTTCGACACCTTCTGGGGCGCTGGCCAGTCCGCCCGCGTAACGGCAGGCGGAATGGCTGCCAAGGGCGGCGCGCTGTTGTTGCTGCCAAAGGGTGTCGCCAGCCGTGCGCAGCCTGTCCCCTGA
- a CDS encoding glutathione S-transferase family protein, with the protein MKLIIGNRAYSSWSMRGWLALKHAGLDFEELVVPLFDEAWEKRREGDEFAPSLGKVPILWDGETVIWDSLAIVEFCADRAGRERFWPVDAAARGMAWSMAAEMHSGFANLRRELPMNVRKNFPSQRLSTAVEAEVVRILNLWAQARARHGGTGEYLFGEWGAADIMFAPVVTRFVTYQVPVPPFAATYMEAVLHRADVVEWIELAQEEPWVIDEYESAAAD; encoded by the coding sequence ATGAAGCTGATTATCGGCAACCGGGCCTATTCAAGCTGGTCGATGCGCGGATGGCTGGCGCTGAAGCACGCCGGGCTGGATTTCGAGGAGCTGGTCGTCCCGCTGTTCGACGAAGCCTGGGAAAAGCGGCGGGAGGGCGACGAGTTTGCGCCGTCGTTGGGCAAGGTCCCGATCCTCTGGGACGGGGAAACGGTGATCTGGGACAGTCTGGCGATCGTAGAGTTTTGCGCCGACCGGGCCGGTCGCGAACGGTTCTGGCCAGTTGACGCCGCGGCGCGTGGCATGGCCTGGTCGATGGCCGCGGAAATGCACAGCGGGTTTGCCAATCTGCGGCGCGAGCTGCCGATGAACGTCCGCAAGAATTTTCCCTCCCAGCGGCTTTCGACGGCCGTCGAAGCGGAAGTGGTGCGAATTCTCAATCTGTGGGCTCAGGCCCGGGCGCGCCATGGCGGCACCGGCGAGTATCTTTTCGGGGAATGGGGCGCGGCGGACATCATGTTCGCGCCGGTAGTGACGCGTTTCGTCACCTACCAGGTACCGGTCCCGCCCTTTGCCGCGACCTATATGGAGGCGGTCCTGCACCGCGCCGACGTCGTCGAATGGATTGAGCTGGCCCAGGAAGAGCCATGGGTCATCGACGAATATGAATCTGCCGCTGCTGATTAA